ATAGGAGAAGACCTCGTCCTCCTCGCTCATGCGGATGCCGACGTACCGGCGCGAGTCCGGCGCCCTGTCGTCGGTGTCGTGCTCGGCCCGGTACTGGAGGCGGCCGAAGATCCGCGAGCGCGCCGAGTCGCCGAGGCCGAAGACGTAGAGCGGGCGGTGCGCCTGCGAGGGGACGTCGCAGTAGTAGCCGGTGAACGAGGGCCCCGCGCGGTGCGTGGTGCGCTGCATGCGGATGAGGTGTTTGCCCCCGCCCGGCACCGCGTAGCCGACCCGCGCCGCGACCTCGCGCAGCGCCTGTGGCACGTGGCTCTCGAAGCCGGCCAGGAAGCGCTCGTAGCGGGCGAAGTCACCGCCGAAGTGCGCCCCGACGTAGGCCGGCGTCGGCGAGATGAAGTAGATGCTCACCTCGTCCGGCTGGTGGTCTCGGAGGACCTGCTCGATCTCCGCGACCATGCCCTCGGGCGTCGTGCCGTCGAGCCCCATGAGGAAGTCCACGTTGACGCGGCTCGGCCCGACGCCCTCGAGCAGCTCGAACTGGCGCGCGATGTGGCGCGCCCCCTGTCGGCCGCGGTTGTGCAGCTCGTTGACGCCGACGTCGGTGGACTGGATGCCGAAGGAGAAGCGGTTGAAGCCGAACTCGGCCAGCACCTCCATGCGGTTCGGCGTCATGACCATCGGGTCGTACTCGAAGTTCTTCTGCGCGCCGGGGGCGAAGCGGAAGGTGTCGTGCAGCGTGGTGAACAGGCGGGTGAGCTGCTCGGCGGAGAGCACCGACGGGGTCCCGCCGCCCACGTAGACGGAGCCGAACTCCACCCCCTCGAGGGCGGGCGCGAAGAGCTGCGCCTCGCTCGCGATGAACGAGACGTAGTCGTCGAGCGAGCGCTGGCTCGAGACCCGCAGGCGCGTGTAGTTGCAGAAGCTGCAGATCGACTTGCAATACGGCACATGCAGGTAGAGGTTCCAGGCCGCCTCGGGCGCGCGCGCGTCGGCCCACACCTCGGCGAGCTGCCGCGGGCTCAGCCGCTCACGGCGCGCGCCCCCGTAGTCGTGCACGAAGAGAGACGGGTCGGGGAAGGACAGCGCCTCGGCCATCCGGGCGTTGTCCTCGCGCTCGCGCTGTGCCGCGGTGGTCACGGGCTAGTCACCCGGAACAGCAGTGAGTGGTAGAATTCCGCGAGCCATCGGCGCGCGAATCAAGGAACGACGACGAGGAATACCCCGAGTATTTCGAGGAGGAGTGACGCCGAGTCGCGCGTCGAGGGCCGAGGGGTTCTGCCATGAATCGGTGTTCCGGGTGACTAGCTCTCGTCGGAGGCGATCGGCAGCGAGCGCACGGGGCGCTCCGGTTGGATGCCGAGCCTCTCCGCCCGACGCGCCACCGCGCCGAGCGAGCGCTCGTAGCGGGCCTCGCTCTCCTCGGTGATCTGCCCTACCCGCGGCGCCCCCTCGGGTCGCATCTCCGGCGGCGGCAGCTCACCGCTGCGATCCGGGCGCGGCCGGCTCCGGGCCTCCTCCACGCGCCGCGCGTGCTCGACCTCCCACGCCTCGAAGCTGCGGTGCGCGTAGGACGGGTCGCCGGGGTCGGCGATGATCGCCTCGACGATCGGGCGGAGCGGGATCGTCAGCGGGCGCAGCTCCGCCGGGTCGAAGCCGTCCCCGCGCTCGAAGAGCCCGCCGCAGATCGACCTCGCCGAGCACTCCGCGCAGCCGGACGCGTAGATGTGATCCCACTCCGTCTGTCGGACGCTCTGCTTGTCGTCGAGGAAGTGAACGATCCGCTCCTCACCCTTGACGATCTTGCGCGTCTCGGTGCTCGCCCAGGCGAACTCGGGCATGAAGCACAGCGGCACCCGCTCCACGCGGAAGCTGCGACCGCTCGCGTGCAGGAGGCGCAGCGCGCGGAAGAGCGACTCGCGGAAGTCGGCGAGGCGGTGGAGGAAGCGCGCCTGGTTGACCTCGGCGCGCCCCATGGACGGGTCGAGGTTGTTCCAGACGAAGTGACGCACCCGCGGGTGATGGCGGATGAAGTGGCGGATGTTCTCGTCGAGGTGGTCGGCGTTGAGCTTGTTGATCACGCAGTTGACGTTGACCTCGACCCCTCGATCGGCCGCCGCCTCGATGGCCGCGAAGGCGCGGTCGAGCGTGCCCTCGCTGCCGCGCAGCGACGCCTCCACGTCGGGGCGCACCGAGTAGACGGAGACGTGCACCAGATCGAGCCCGGCCGCGGCCACGGCGTCGGCGAAGGCGGGCTCCGCGAGGCGGTGGCCGTTGGTGATCATCCGGACGTGGAGGCCGCGCTCCTTCGCGTAGCGGATCACGCCGGGCAGCTCGGGGTGCAGGGTGGGCTCTCCCCCCGTCAGCACCACCCCGTAGTAGTCGCGGCGCACGAGGTCATCGACCAGGGCGCGCAGGCTCTCCTCCGTGTGCACGTAGGGGCTGCTCGGGTTCGAGCAGAAGCCGCAAAAATGATTGCAGTGCCGGACGACCTGGATGTAGCCGATGTTCGCCATCGAGAGGGGCCGGTCGGCTACTCCTCGTCCGCGGCCGGCCGCGCCCACGGCACGTCGACCTCCAGCGGGTCGTCCTCGAGCTCCTCGTCGTCGAGCTCGGCCAGGAGCTCGTCGATCGTGGTCACCCCCCCGGTCCCGAGGAGCGCGCGGGCCGTGTAGTAGTCGCGGATCTGCCCCGTGGCGAGCGCGATGCGGGTCTGCAGCGTCGTCTGCGCGAGGCTCGCGGCGAACTCCTCCGCGAGCGAGTCGAGCTGCGCTTCGGTGGCCTCCGAGCGCGCCTCGATCCGGAGCGGGAGGCGATCGCCCTCCGGCCCGCCCACGTAGACGTAGCAGCGGTCGATGAAGGTGAACGCCGCGTCGAGGATCGCGTCCCGCGGGAGCTGCGACTCGTCGACCCAGAGCAGGAGCGCCCCGTCTCGGGTCTCGTACTCCAGGCTGAGGCTCTTCTGGCTCACCTGTTTCTCGGTCACGGCGTTCTCGTTTTCGCTCACGTCGGCTCCGCGCGGTGGCCCGCAGGCCCGAGTTTATCAGATCCCTCGATCATCGACGGCGTCAGGAGCGCCTCGTCGACCCCCAGCACCAGCTCGTCGTGCGTCGCGGAGAGGGCCTCGAAGACCTTCAGCCCCTGACGGCTCCAGCGACCGCGCATCCGGAGCGTCCGCAGCCCCTCCGCGTTCTGGGCGAGCACCTCGGCCTGGCGGCGCGTGAAGCTGGGGTCGTCGGTCGACGGATGGCCCAGCTCTCGCAGCCGCTGGTGCAGGGCCGCCACCGGGACGAACGCGTGCACCGCGAGGAGCACGCCGAGCAGGGGGCGCGGGTCCGGCCGCACCGGGGAGGAGACCGCCTCGCTCGCCTCGTTGAGGAGCAGCGGGTCGAGCCAGCGCAGGGCGTTGAGCTTGCCGTGCTGGGTCTCGTGGATCAGCGCCTCGGCGAGCGTGAGCGGCCGGGGGTGCAGGGTCATGTAGACCGTGCCCGGCGCCTCCAGGTACGAGGCCGAGAGGTGCTCACGCGGACGATGCCCGACCGGGATCACCCGCTGCAAGCTGTGTTGCAGCTCTGCCGCGAGGCTCGGGAGGGCGAGCGCGATCCACGAGGCCGCCTCGGCCAGCGCGGCGGTCCACGCCTCGACCGGATGGCCCCCCAGATCGATCGCGTTGCCGTCCTTGTCCGGGTGCGCCTCGTGATCGAAGAGCGGGTTGGAGTCCAGCTCGGAGAGGTGCGCCTCGAGCCCCGAGATGGGGTGGAGCCGCGCGCGGACCGGCAGCTCGTCGAGGGAGCGCAGGCGCCCTCCCCGCTCGCGCAGCTCCACGCCGTCCGGGCTGAAGCGGAGGCCCTCCGCCGGCGCGTCGAAGTCGAGCGCGCCGCCGCGGGCGCGGTCGACGAGCGTCTCGAAGGGCACGTCCCAGAGCCACGGCTCGAGCGCGCGCGCCTTCGCGGGCGACTCGCCGAGGCGCCGATGCAGCTCGACCGCGAAGGCGGGGACCAGGCGCCGCAGGCTCTCCTCCCGCGGGAACGAGTCGCGCACCACACAGCCGACGAGCGGCAGCACGTCGGGCGCCCAGAGCGCGGCGAGCGTGGCCGCGGGGGCCGCCTCGAGGGCCTTGGCGAGCCCGACCTGGAAGCGCGGCAGCGCGCGCCGCAGCTCCGCCGAGAGGCCCTGCCGCGGGAGGGTCAAGAGCGCGCGCGCGGCGACGAGGAGCGCCTTCTTGCGGATCCGGGCGAGGCTGGCGTCGCCTTCCCCGGGCAGCGTCAGGAAGGTCGCCTTCACGTGGTCGAGCCCGCGCCGGCGC
The Sandaracinaceae bacterium genome window above contains:
- a CDS encoding radical SAM protein; this translates as MANIGYIQVVRHCNHFCGFCSNPSSPYVHTEESLRALVDDLVRRDYYGVVLTGGEPTLHPELPGVIRYAKERGLHVRMITNGHRLAEPAFADAVAAAGLDLVHVSVYSVRPDVEASLRGSEGTLDRAFAAIEAAADRGVEVNVNCVINKLNADHLDENIRHFIRHHPRVRHFVWNNLDPSMGRAEVNQARFLHRLADFRESLFRALRLLHASGRSFRVERVPLCFMPEFAWASTETRKIVKGEERIVHFLDDKQSVRQTEWDHIYASGCAECSARSICGGLFERGDGFDPAELRPLTIPLRPIVEAIIADPGDPSYAHRSFEAWEVEHARRVEEARSRPRPDRSGELPPPEMRPEGAPRVGQITEESEARYERSLGAVARRAERLGIQPERPVRSLPIASDES
- a CDS encoding HEXXH motif-containing putative peptide modification protein; this encodes MKATFLTLPGEGDASLARIRKKALLVAARALLTLPRQGLSAELRRALPRFQVGLAKALEAAPAATLAALWAPDVLPLVGCVVRDSFPREESLRRLVPAFAVELHRRLGESPAKARALEPWLWDVPFETLVDRARGGALDFDAPAEGLRFSPDGVELRERGGRLRSLDELPVRARLHPISGLEAHLSELDSNPLFDHEAHPDKDGNAIDLGGHPVEAWTAALAEAASWIALALPSLAAELQHSLQRVIPVGHRPREHLSASYLEAPGTVYMTLHPRPLTLAEALIHETQHGKLNALRWLDPLLLNEASEAVSSPVRPDPRPLLGVLLAVHAFVPVAALHQRLRELGHPSTDDPSFTRRQAEVLAQNAEGLRTLRMRGRWSRQGLKVFEALSATHDELVLGVDEALLTPSMIEGSDKLGPAGHRAEPT